A stretch of Endozoicomonas sp. SCSIO W0465 DNA encodes these proteins:
- a CDS encoding amino acid permease, which yields MSEAVITESSAGSTGKQGSVLGGTVIVAGTAIGAGMFSLPVATSGLWFGYSMLLMVFTWYCMYSASLYLLEANLRFPLGASFDSIAEGTIGSFGRVVNGASVAFLCYILTYAYISGGSSIITYSLEAVDGVSLSPPMASFVFALVLAAIVISGTRAVDRVSTVLVGGMVIAFLWSISGLLGNASSDYLMPGLSFAEVFPFSFGSLGFLTVSFGMQTAVPSITRYLNKDGRQVRFALLAGSLLALAFYAMWQLSFFGNLPRETFPTIIAAGGNIGDMLGALSESGLNVNISNVLQWFANMAVASSFLGVALCLFDYIADLFGFDNSFLGRIKTGAITFIPPTLLGVFLPNGFITAIGFAGLVLVIFCILSPVAMAWVGRQRGEGGYQVPGGILRMILIFLFGIAAMVLAGLDLMGALPKFG from the coding sequence ATGTCTGAAGCAGTTATAACGGAAAGTTCTGCGGGCTCTACCGGGAAGCAGGGTTCGGTTCTTGGAGGAACGGTGATCGTAGCCGGTACTGCGATTGGTGCCGGAATGTTTTCACTGCCGGTGGCCACCAGCGGTCTCTGGTTTGGTTACTCAATGCTGCTGATGGTCTTTACCTGGTATTGCATGTACAGTGCATCACTCTATCTACTGGAAGCCAATCTGCGCTTTCCTCTGGGGGCGAGTTTTGATTCCATTGCCGAGGGCACCATTGGTTCTTTTGGTCGTGTTGTCAACGGTGCTTCGGTTGCCTTTCTCTGTTACATCCTGACTTATGCCTACATCTCGGGAGGCAGTTCCATCATTACGTACTCTCTGGAGGCCGTAGATGGTGTCTCTCTCTCCCCGCCGATGGCCAGCTTTGTTTTTGCCCTGGTGCTTGCGGCTATCGTAATAAGCGGAACCCGTGCCGTTGACCGGGTCAGTACGGTGCTGGTTGGCGGAATGGTGATTGCTTTTCTGTGGAGTATCAGTGGCTTGCTGGGTAATGCGTCATCTGACTATCTGATGCCGGGCCTCTCGTTTGCCGAAGTGTTTCCTTTCTCTTTTGGATCATTGGGCTTTCTGACGGTCAGTTTTGGTATGCAGACCGCTGTGCCCAGTATCACCCGCTATCTCAATAAAGATGGAAGGCAGGTAAGGTTTGCTCTTTTGGCGGGCTCGTTGCTGGCCCTGGCGTTTTATGCCATGTGGCAGCTCAGTTTCTTTGGCAACCTGCCTCGTGAAACGTTTCCGACCATTATTGCTGCCGGAGGCAATATTGGCGATATGCTGGGCGCACTTTCCGAGTCTGGCCTTAATGTGAATATTTCGAATGTATTGCAGTGGTTTGCCAATATGGCGGTGGCTAGCTCATTCCTTGGCGTTGCCCTGTGTCTGTTTGATTACATCGCGGACCTGTTTGGTTTCGATAACAGCTTTTTGGGCCGCATAAAAACAGGTGCGATCACGTTTATTCCTCCAACCCTGTTGGGTGTGTTCCTGCCCAATGGTTTTATTACTGCCATTGGCTTTGCCGGGCTGGTGCTGGTTATTTTCTGCATTCTCTCTCCGGTGGCGATGGCCTGGGTTGGTCGTCAGCGAGGTGAGGGTGGCTACCAGGTGCCGGGCGGGATCCTGAGAATGATACTGATCTTCCTTTTTGGTATTGCGGCCATGGTGCTGGCGGGTCTTGATTTGATGGGGGCTCTGCCAAAGTTTGGCTGA
- a CDS encoding 50S ribosomal protein L25/general stress protein Ctc, whose amino-acid sequence MSEAIVLNATARKDIGKGASRRLRRADLVPGIIYGGEAEPVQITLEGKVIRKALEVEAFYSQVLTLVVDGARQQAILKDLQRHPAKEFAMHLDFLRVDADHEITTNAPLHFINEDECVGVKAGGAIVHNRVDLEIKCLPGDLPEFIEVDMAKVEVGGHVHLSDLTIPAGVEVIAHGQDLDIASVQATRGGSEESEAAEEAGEA is encoded by the coding sequence ATGTCTGAAGCAATCGTTTTAAACGCAACAGCACGTAAGGATATCGGGAAAGGTGCGAGCCGCCGCCTCCGTCGTGCTGATCTGGTTCCTGGTATCATCTACGGTGGTGAGGCTGAGCCTGTACAGATCACTCTGGAAGGTAAGGTTATTCGTAAGGCTCTGGAAGTTGAAGCTTTTTACTCTCAGGTTCTGACGCTGGTTGTTGATGGTGCCAGGCAGCAGGCTATCCTGAAGGATCTTCAGCGTCATCCTGCTAAAGAGTTCGCCATGCATCTGGACTTCCTGCGTGTTGATGCAGACCATGAGATTACCACGAATGCGCCTCTGCACTTCATTAATGAAGACGAGTGTGTCGGCGTGAAAGCTGGTGGTGCGATCGTACACAACCGTGTAGATCTTGAAATCAAGTGTCTGCCGGGCGACCTGCCAGAGTTCATCGAAGTTGACATGGCCAAGGTTGAAGTGGGTGGCCACGTTCACCTGAGCGATCTGACCATTCCGGCAGGCGTTGAAGTTATCGCTCACGGTCAGGATCTCGATATTGCCAGTGTGCAGGCTACTCGTGGTGGTTCTGAAGAATCCGAAGCGGCTGAAGAAGCTGGCGAAGCATAA
- the ychF gene encoding redox-regulated ATPase YchF produces MGFKCGIVGLPNVGKSTLFNALTKAGIDAENFPFCTIEPNAGVVAMPDPRLDKLAAIVKPQRVLPTTMEFVDIAGLVEGASKGEGLGNKFLANIRETDAIAHVVRCFANDNVIHVANKIDPRADIEIINMELVLADLESCEKQLQRVARSAKGGDKDSFAQKGLLEKIIPHLEAGNPVRSLDMSDDERKLVRLFHLLTIKPTMYIANVDEDGFEDNEYLNTVRGIAAQEGAVVVPICNKLESEIAELDDDERAEFLADLGMDEPGLDRVIRAGYDLLGLQTYFTAGMKEVRAWTVKVGATAPQAAGVIHTDFERGFIRAEVTGYDDFIKYHGEQGAKEAGRLRVEGKAYIVKDGDVMHFLFNV; encoded by the coding sequence ATGGGTTTCAAATGTGGCATCGTTGGATTGCCAAACGTTGGTAAATCAACGCTATTTAATGCCTTAACCAAGGCGGGTATTGATGCAGAGAACTTCCCGTTCTGTACCATTGAGCCCAATGCCGGTGTTGTTGCCATGCCAGATCCCCGTCTGGATAAGCTGGCGGCAATCGTTAAACCTCAGCGAGTGTTGCCGACCACCATGGAGTTTGTGGATATCGCTGGTCTTGTGGAGGGGGCATCCAAAGGAGAAGGTCTGGGTAACAAGTTTCTGGCAAATATCCGCGAAACCGATGCGATTGCTCATGTGGTTCGCTGCTTTGCCAATGACAATGTCATTCATGTGGCTAACAAGATTGATCCCCGTGCTGATATTGAAATCATCAATATGGAGCTGGTGCTGGCGGATCTTGAAAGCTGTGAAAAGCAGCTTCAGCGCGTTGCCCGTTCTGCCAAGGGTGGCGATAAGGATTCATTCGCCCAGAAGGGATTGCTGGAAAAAATCATCCCGCACCTGGAGGCTGGTAATCCGGTTCGCTCTCTGGATATGAGTGATGATGAACGCAAGCTTGTTCGTTTGTTCCACCTGCTGACCATCAAACCCACCATGTACATTGCCAATGTTGATGAAGATGGTTTTGAGGATAACGAATACCTGAATACCGTTCGGGGAATTGCTGCTCAGGAAGGCGCTGTGGTGGTTCCGATCTGTAATAAACTGGAATCTGAAATTGCCGAACTGGATGATGACGAGCGCGCAGAGTTTCTGGCCGACCTGGGAATGGATGAGCCGGGTCTGGATCGCGTTATCCGTGCTGGTTATGACCTGCTTGGTCTGCAAACCTACTTTACCGCAGGGATGAAAGAGGTCAGGGCCTGGACGGTGAAAGTAGGTGCAACTGCACCGCAGGCTGCCGGTGTTATTCATACTGACTTCGAACGTGGTTTTATTCGTGCGGAAGTCACTGGCTATGATGATTTCATCAAATACCATGGTGAGCAGGGCGCTAAAGAAGCGGGCCGTCTGCGTGTAGAAGGCAAGGCATATATTGTCAAGGATGGTGACGTTATGCACTTCCTGTTTAATGTTTGA
- the pth gene encoding aminoacyl-tRNA hydrolase — translation MVKTSELLSSTESIRLVVGLGNPGAQYEDTRHNAGFWYVEQLARSHGVVLQPETKFSGMTARVQIGGQDVRLLNPTTFMNRSGQAVGAMATFFKIPPESILVVHDELDLPAGVGRLKQGGGHGGHNGLRDIISSLGNNREFLRLRLGIGHPGNSKDVVNYVLTKPSVAERQKIDAVIDESIRVTPEALHGKRSKAVQELHTFSA, via the coding sequence ATGGTAAAAACTTCGGAACTCTTATCCTCAACAGAGTCAATTCGACTGGTCGTGGGGCTGGGAAATCCCGGAGCACAGTATGAAGATACCCGTCATAATGCCGGCTTCTGGTACGTTGAGCAGTTAGCAAGAAGTCACGGTGTGGTCTTGCAGCCAGAAACGAAGTTTTCTGGCATGACTGCCCGTGTACAAATAGGCGGACAGGACGTTCGCCTGCTTAATCCTACCACTTTTATGAATCGAAGTGGTCAGGCCGTTGGTGCCATGGCAACTTTCTTCAAAATCCCCCCGGAATCTATCCTTGTTGTTCACGACGAACTTGATTTGCCTGCCGGCGTTGGTCGTTTGAAGCAGGGTGGTGGTCATGGTGGCCATAATGGTCTCCGGGATATTATTTCTTCCCTTGGAAACAATCGTGAGTTTTTGCGGCTTCGTCTTGGCATCGGCCATCCCGGAAACAGCAAGGATGTGGTGAACTATGTGTTGACTAAACCATCGGTTGCAGAGCGGCAAAAGATTGATGCTGTCATTGATGAATCCATCCGGGTAACACCTGAAGCTCTGCATGGCAAACGATCCAAAGCAGTTCAGGAATTGCATACTTTCTCTGCCTGA
- the trpR gene encoding trp operon repressor, with the protein MKTESWFQVIKLLKGQQDLEALYEVMRVLLTQEERDAIGSRLAIMRALLSGEESQREIAARIGVSIAKVTRGSNYLKRLSATEIAMIEQI; encoded by the coding sequence ATGAAGACTGAGTCCTGGTTTCAGGTAATCAAACTGCTGAAGGGACAGCAGGATTTGGAAGCGCTCTATGAGGTTATGAGGGTGTTACTGACTCAAGAAGAGCGGGATGCCATTGGCTCAAGATTGGCCATTATGCGGGCCCTGCTTTCGGGAGAAGAGTCTCAACGGGAGATAGCTGCGCGGATCGGGGTGAGTATCGCTAAAGTAACCCGAGGTTCAAATTATCTGAAAAGGCTGTCTGCTACTGAAATAGCCATGATTGAACAGATTTAA
- a CDS encoding D-alanine--D-alanine ligase: protein MPDRSITVGIICGGPSPEASVSRLSAGRISSPLAKNYKKVVTLELDEMLPANLTFHQVDVVFPVAHGPMGEDGCLQGLLEIMGIPYVGSTVLGSACALDKVTTKRILQAAGIPMAKDCVMSHRDPLNRSVSQCIDTLGEKVIIKPVAQGSGIGIQFAQGEEELTECLRSGFEKDERLLVETFIHGKEVTAGVLELDTTQVLSTTEIITPDNAWYDYTHRYTPGLSEHIIPARITDYQRRRVQEIALQAHQLVRCRDISRSDFIVPASGEPIFSEINNLPGMTPTSLFPDGARHAGIEFEELICRLIDNAMLRKEKTLNKNDYWPTPELNVPLQ, encoded by the coding sequence ATGCCAGACAGAAGCATAACTGTGGGAATAATTTGCGGAGGCCCCTCCCCGGAAGCCAGTGTCTCACGACTTTCAGCGGGTCGCATCAGCTCACCCCTGGCGAAAAACTATAAGAAAGTAGTAACCCTTGAACTGGATGAAATGCTGCCCGCCAACCTGACCTTCCATCAGGTCGATGTTGTTTTTCCCGTTGCCCACGGCCCAATGGGAGAGGATGGTTGCCTGCAGGGGCTACTTGAGATAATGGGCATCCCTTATGTTGGGTCAACAGTCTTGGGAAGTGCCTGTGCTCTGGACAAAGTCACCACCAAGCGTATATTGCAGGCTGCGGGTATCCCCATGGCAAAAGATTGTGTCATGTCCCATAGAGACCCATTAAACCGGTCTGTCAGTCAATGTATTGATACTCTCGGGGAAAAGGTCATTATCAAGCCTGTTGCTCAAGGGTCCGGGATCGGCATTCAATTTGCCCAGGGTGAGGAAGAGCTGACAGAGTGCCTCAGAAGCGGCTTTGAGAAAGATGAGCGACTACTGGTGGAGACATTTATTCATGGCAAAGAAGTCACTGCCGGCGTACTTGAGCTGGATACCACACAAGTTCTTTCTACCACAGAAATTATTACGCCTGACAATGCCTGGTACGACTATACCCACCGCTACACACCGGGCTTGAGTGAACACATTATTCCCGCCCGCATTACGGATTATCAGAGAAGAAGAGTTCAGGAGATCGCTCTGCAGGCGCATCAACTCGTTCGCTGCAGGGATATCAGCCGGTCGGATTTCATCGTCCCGGCGAGTGGAGAGCCGATCTTTTCCGAAATCAACAACCTTCCCGGAATGACACCGACCAGTTTGTTTCCCGATGGAGCAAGACATGCCGGAATAGAATTTGAAGAACTGATATGCCGATTAATCGACAACGCCATGCTTAGAAAGGAGAAAACGTTAAATAAAAATGATTACTGGCCAACCCCTGAGTTGAATGTTCCCCTTCAGTAG